A stretch of DNA from Mycolicibacterium celeriflavum:
TCATCCAGGAGGAGCCGAACGGCTTCCGCAGCCTCAACGACTGCACGCGGATCTGGCGCGACGGCCGCGTCCAACAACTCGGCTGGCCGCGCGTCAAGATCCACTACACCTCGGGCACGCGAATCCCCTACGGCGCGACCATCGAAGCGACCACACCGGACGGCTCGCCCGTGGTGTTCGAGGTCGAGTCGAAGCTGGCGGTCCCCATTCACATCGGCGGCGGGTACGGCGGCGACTCGGACTGGCTGCACGGCATGTGGAAGGGCGACAAGTTCACCGAACGCCTCACCTACGACATGACCGATCCGGCGGTAAACGGCCGTGCCATGTTCGGGGTCATCGATCACGTCGGCCGTGCGGTGTGCCGGGAGGGCGGTCGATCCGCCGAGGGTTGGGGTTTGTTCGAGCATGGTGCGCTCGGCCGGCATGACCCGTCGGGATTCAAGGACTGGCTCACGGTCGCCGACTGAGCTTTCTCGGTGCGCTGCTGATCGCCAGGCGATTGCTAGCGCACCGAAACCACCCATAGCGCCGCCGCGGCGATCGCCTCCACCAGAAGGTAGAACCAGTTCGGGTAGAACGACGTTCGCTGATCGACGACGGCCGACACCACGCGGCCGAACGCCATTCCGGCCAGCGCGGCAGCGACCGTGAGCACCACGCCCGTCCGCAGAGCGCCTCCCTCGACGGTCGCGTACGCCAGCACGCCGGCCATAGCCAAACCGAATCCCCCGTACACGGCACGCACTTCCGATCGCGATGCGGCGCCGCCGAGCGTGGTGCCGAACGGCCGCACGAGCGCGTCGGGCGCGGCCAACGCGTAAATACCCATACCCGCGAAAAACACCGCGATCACCGCCACTACGACGTGTGCCAAGGTAGCCTCCTGTCGACCGACCAGGAGTCCAGCATGACCGCACGCGGGGCTGAAGCGCTTCCACAAACCTGCTGTCCGTCGGTCTGGCTGTGGCCCGGCCAAGCGTTGTACGCCGGCCCGAGCCTCAAACTCGCCCCGCATTCCGGATCGGTGTGGTGCCTGGCGGTCGGTATCGGTGGACCGCTCACCGTCGCGGTCCGCCACGCGAATCGGGTCGAGGCGGGCAGTGTCCTGATACCGCCACGGATGACTCACCAGTTGATCTGCCACGGCCAGGGCCTGGTCTCGTGTTACCTCGAGCCGACGAC
This window harbors:
- a CDS encoding DUF4345 family protein, which produces MAHVVVAVIAVFFAGMGIYALAAPDALVRPFGTTLGGAASRSEVRAVYGGFGLAMAGVLAYATVEGGALRTGVVLTVAAALAGMAFGRVVSAVVDQRTSFYPNWFYLLVEAIAAAALWVVSVR